In Melanotaenia boesemani isolate fMelBoe1 chromosome 7, fMelBoe1.pri, whole genome shotgun sequence, a single window of DNA contains:
- the LOC121643359 gene encoding ubiquitin-conjugating enzyme E2 A has product MSTPARRRLMRDFKRLQEDPPAGVSGAPSENNIMVWNAVIFGPEGTPFEDGTFKLTIEFTEEYPNKPPTVRFVSKMFHPNVYADGSICLDILQNRWSPTYDVSSILTSIQSLLDEPNPNSPANSQAAQLYQENKREYEKRVSAIVEQSWRDC; this is encoded by the exons ATGTCAACTCCAGCTAGGCGACGTTTAATGAGAGACTTTAAACG GCTGCAAGAAGATCCTCCAGCAGGAGTTAGTGGAGCCCCATCGGAAAACAATATCATGGTATGGAACGCTGTCATTTTTGG ACCAGAGGGAACACCTTTTGAAGATG GAACCTTCAAACTTACCATTGAATTCACAGAGGAATATCCAAATAAACCTCCCACAGTGCGATTTGTCTCCAAAATGTTTCATCCAAATG TGTATGCAGATGGCAGCATATGCTTAGATATACTTCAGAATCGTTGGAGTCCAACCTATGATGTCTCTTCAATTTTAACTTCAATACAG TCTTTACTGGATGAGCCAAACCCAAACAGTCCAGCCAACAGCCAAGCAGCCCAGCTCTACCAGGAAAACAAACGGGAGTATGAGAAGAGGGTTTCTGCTATTGTTGAACAGAGTTGGCGTGACTGTTGA